In the genome of Rhizobium rhizogenes, one region contains:
- a CDS encoding diacylglycerol kinase, whose protein sequence is MDATPQKKQTEPAFRKEKGWRHLFAAARYSVQGLGRLWQEAAFRHEVLAFGVGLGLLLIVAAPFAHLLVFTVLMLLLFAVEALNTAIEELVDRISPEISSVGRHAKDLGSFAVFCLLMANGFFVLYSLVTTLFF, encoded by the coding sequence ATGGACGCGACGCCGCAAAAGAAGCAAACCGAACCGGCATTCCGCAAGGAAAAAGGCTGGCGGCATCTTTTCGCCGCCGCCCGCTATTCCGTGCAGGGGCTGGGCCGGCTGTGGCAGGAAGCGGCGTTCCGGCATGAGGTTCTGGCTTTCGGCGTCGGGCTTGGCCTGCTTCTCATCGTCGCTGCGCCCTTTGCGCATCTTCTCGTCTTCACTGTGCTGATGTTGCTGCTGTTTGCGGTCGAGGCGCTCAATACGGCAATCGAGGAGCTGGTGGATCGCATCTCACCGGAAATTTCCTCGGTCGGGCGACATGCCAAGGATCTCGGCTCCTTCGCCGTTTTCTGCCTGTTGATGGCGAACGGATTTTTCGTGCTTTATTCGCTGGTAACGACGCTGTTCTTCTGA